The Nicotiana tomentosiformis chromosome 2, ASM39032v3, whole genome shotgun sequence genome includes the window TTGCATCTCCAAAAGCCTCCTTCCCCCTTTGTTCTTCATTGAAGTTTGTGATACTACGTTGTTGATCGCTGTGCTTGCAGATTAAAGTAGCACCTAAGCAGGTACAGAATGAAGAGAAGGGTGACACGAGGGAAATATCATTGCCAGTGGAAGATAAAGAGAATGATAATAAACCTTTTGCGACCCTTGAAGAATTAAAAAGTGGAAGATTTCCCCCAGAAGAGATTCTGTCGCTTCCTATGTTTAAGGTATTGGAAGTTTGGGCATTTTACTTTTGCCCATGAACCCCTTGTGTGCAGATTGGATTTGCAGTTAGTCTTTTAAGTTTTAGCTGTGGTCCTGTTACTTGGTTGTTCATGTTTCTTATGATATTCATTAGTTAATTTATTAAGAGCTAAATGAAGTGGATCCAGGGCAAGGTCTTGTAATGGAATGACTTAGTTCCTTTAGGGATAGGACAATCCTTGGAACCTTATCCATAGAAGATAGTAAATGGCTGCAAAGGGCATTCACCTTTGAAGAACTTGATGCTGTGATCAAGAATGGTGACAAAGCGCCTGGGCCCGATGATTTCAATATGGCCTTCTTTCATAACTGTTGGCACATCTTGAGAGAGGATATCTTTAAGACTTTGGAGCAATTTTACAATGAAGACTTTCTGGAGGAAAGTCCCACTGCAACTTTTTCTGGAATATCTGGCAGGAGAGAAATAACCAGGAATAACAGATGTTTTAATAATAGGAGAGAAAACATAGTTAATGTTAAATCTAGATGTTTGAAGAGTCTATACTTATGGTGTAGGAAAAACATTGTATCGGAAATGAACTCTATGTTAGATCTTTTGCATTCCTTCAACATATACAACAAAACTTCCTAGATTTTACTTTTCTATGGTAGTTCTTGGTACCCTTATCGGATATGAACTCTATGTTAGATCTTTTGCATTCCTTCAATATATACAACAAAACTTCCTAGATTTTACTTTTCTATGGTAGTTCTTGGTACTCTTTAATGAAATCTAttactccctctatttcaatttatgtaaacATGTTTCCTCTTAAGtccgtttaaaaaagaatgactcctttttaaatttggaaacaattttatATGAACTTTCCGTTTTATCTTAATGAGAACCTTTTATAGCAATGTTATGGCATGTCTAAGACCataaaatttcaaaagtcttctaaCCACTCAAATGTTATAGTATGTTTAAGATCTCATGTTCCAAAAGTCTTCcttcttttcttaaatttcgtgtccagtcaaatacgttcacataaattgaaacggagggagtaccttTTTTCATCAAAAAATGTAATTGCCCCCGGGACTTTGCTTCGTGGTGAGAGCGCATCACGTAATGTTTGGATTAAGCGCATGTCACAGGTTCAAACATGCCACAAACAATAGCTGGGTTATTAAATTGAGCGTAACAGCCGGGCCCATTATCACCGACTTTCGAACCATGCACCAGTGGCCTTCAGGGATTTCTCAGTTAAGAATCTATCCAATCCTACCCCATGAAGGATTTCTTTTTTGCCATGAAGGATTAATAAACCAACAACTAGGAAATGAATTCTGCTGGTTGTTTATTTCAGTAAATTCAAGTCACCAAAACATAATTGGCACCTAAGGGAAATTAAACGAGGTTTATCAAATCAGGCTCTTCTAAAGGATTTTGTGAGTTATGTGGACTgtgaatctttttatttttttatttaataaggTATAGTATGTGAACTGTGAATCATATAACACCTTGCAGCAGAAGTTTTCAGAAACCAACAACTATGATAAAGTAATCAGACACTAAATCAGAGTGTAACTCCCTTTTTGTTTGTATTCAAGAATCAACCATTCTTCTTAAATTATGCTTTCATTACATAGTTTCTTCAGCAGTGCTTCTTGGACTGCATCATTAGAGGGACAACAGGCATAGGGCACACTAAAATAATACCATCCTATTATATCTCATTAATAATTCTAATACATTATACTCTCTCTGTTACATTTACGTAGCacacttttctttttagtttgtcTTTAAAAGAATGATGCCTgtctatatttagaaataatttaacttccCATTTTATACGTTTTGAGATGATCTACCGCCACACATATGTCTATGGCTTGCTTCTGACCATAAGGTTCAAAAGTCTTTCTTAACGTCATTACCCCATCAAACTATGTCACATAATTTGGGACAGAGGGAgtagttattttttaattttcttaagtatgCCTCTAGGGGGTATCATTTCCCACCTAGTCTTATTGATGATGATTGACTTGATGAATGTTGGTCTGTATCAGACCAATGAATAGATTAATTTAAGATAGAAGTGTGGAATTTGCATGAAGATGGGGTACGAACTACCACTTTTGAAAATTAGGTATGACAGaaataaaatactaaaaaatCTTGGAAAAAGAGTCCTATCTGTTTAACTTCTTAATACTAACTAGGTCACTGGGGAAATATGTAAATTAGGGATCCGAGTGTTCTGAGCAACCACCTGctttcctattttttttttatttttttttatgattCTTAAGTGTAGAGGCTCTTGGCTAATTACTTTGAATTGCTTGAAGTTATGTATGTGGAAACCAAAAATGATGTACATAAAGTTTATCTTTACTTCTATAGATGGCTAATCATCTCCATAAAACGTTCTTGATTTTGGGGAAATGGCAGGAAAAAGAATAGAACTAAACTGGTTGCTGAAAAATTGTTTATGAGCTTATGAGATTGTTCATCCTAAATACAGCAGACTATTTCTAGTAGTTTTTAACTGCTTAGCCTCCTTTGTGAGAAGAATTCACTTTTTTGTTGATAAGTAGGGTTTCGGTTTAGATTACTTAAGCTGACAAGTAGTTGCTATTAGGAATTCATTAAGATTGTATCTTTCCAGTCTATAAATTGTGCTATACTAATTCATTTTTTGTAATCAGTAaatcaaaagtttttttttatgAGCAAAGCCAAGCATTAAGTTGGTTCTTGGACATCCCCAGCAAAGCGCTGATGGATATTTAACTCATGGGCTTTCCTTTATGCAGAATTATTGTGCTGGTAATCCTTCTCCTATCTTGTACTTGAAGAACTTAGCAAAAGAAGTGgttgttgatgatttttacttCATATTTGGTAAGCATTAATGTACATATCCATTAACAAGTTAAAACACGTTTTTCTGACTTTTTCCTCAGAGTTCCTTGTAGTTCAATACCTCGACAGCTTTTTTTTTCCCCTtcaaaaaaatggataacaaGAAGTTACTTCAATGGATATATGCTACTTACTAGAAACTCATGTTTTGGCACTAGAACCATTATATTTCTTCTCAGCTATAATTTTTGCAGGATCTTTATTTGGAAACATCGATGAAGCTAAATCCAGACTGGCAGTGAAGTTAATGCAGGTGAGGTTCATCTGTATTTCTCTACCTTTAATAATACTGTGAAAACTTGAAGCTTTATATATCCACTATTTGATATATCTCAAATTCTTTTGGGAGTATATAAGTAACACTATCTGAATCACCCTATCTGATCATCAGATGTGAGGTCTTGGCTCCACTCTTGTGACACATGGCTCCTCTGTTGGTTTGGTTGATATGTGATATGTCATACATGGGCCCATTGAGAATATGCGTGCTTCTTAAAATTGTAAAGTCTTCTGTTACATAAAGAAAATTGTCAATCTGGCAAGCTGGTTACAGTGCCAGTCAACTACATAATGCCACCCATTAGGCTCTATTGGCATTGGCTGACAATTAATTGAGACTCTAAGCTCAGGAGTTTGAGTTAGAATGATAAATAGTTTGGTGAAAGAGAGTGATAAACCCAGTCAAAGGAAGGTTGAAAGAAAGTTTATAATGTTCTTCTATCTATACGAAGGGGAGAATGACCTCTCTTCGTGTGAAGCATCTGGAAAAATTTCCATTCGTAGATGGAGCTTTGATAGCTACTAGGTCTAGAGGGAAGTAATGAGCAGTACGTTCAAGTATGACTTCCATACCGAGGCTAGCGCGGTTAATGATATCACTGACTATCTTCGTTACAAGGCTTGAAAGGTTGTGTTACTGATATTCTCATCACATTTTCTTCCGTTTCGTGTTTCTCCTTTTTCCTTAGTTGCTTCTTGATAACAAAAATCATGACACTCTTAATGAACCAAACCCTGGTCTCTATATTTCTTCTGGAACAATTGAGGAAGATTTGTACAATTAGCATGAACTCCCTGCTTGGTGAAGGGTATGATGTCAGGGGACTGGTTAAACATTATCTGACCCAGCAAAAGCTCATTATATCTAAGCTAATTTAGGGCCAATTTCATAAACTTGATGAGAAAATCAATTGGTAATCTACTTCTCTATTTAACCATAAGTTTCACTTTCTTCATTCCAGTGCCATTTTGTTGGTCTGTTTCTTACCTGATCCAGACCACAAAATTGACGTACTCCTTTCTAGTTCCATATGCTATGTTGCCAAGAGATCGATTGTCCTGTGGCATAAAAATTGTATTCTCATGTAGAAGGGTGAGATAGTAATCAGTACTGCCTTTCCATTGCTAATTTGCTGTTTATTCATGACTTAAATGCTGACGATTATCTGATTTCATTTCCAGGAAGGGAGAATGCGTGGACAAGCTTTTGTTACATTTCCCTCGGTTGAACTTGCTCAAGATGCTTTAGTATGTTATTTAAATTTGCTTCTTGTCTTCATTTCATTTCCTTTGATGGTCTATACGTAGTAAAATTTTCATTTGATGTATTTCTTAAAGTTACTGGTATGAGCCTGATTTTGGAATGACTGCTTATATAGGTTATCCTTCCACTGGAAGAAAAATATTTGTTCATGAAATTTGAAAGAACCTGATAAAGTTGGAGGTATTTATCTACAATGGCACAATAGTAATTCTCAATCTAATcttaattataaaataaagaaGAATCATGCTTCCATTATTAAAATACTACTCCGAATCAAAGCTATTTCTTCCTCTCTATGATGCCTGCAGGTCAGTCATTTCCTTTTCATTGGGGAAAGAAGGGGGGAGGCCAGAAGGGGATAAAGTAAAAGGATGGTTTAGAAGATTGAAAAACGAAGAAATCAATATGAAACATTAAAATTTATGATATCCACATTCCTCTTTTAAAGTGGCAGTGGATTACTTTTTAAACTGCTGGATCATGGAATCATATATCAAAACATAGCAGAATCTGGGGGAAACAAGAGGAAAAGCAGGTAATTTGGTATTTAGTTTTCATCCTGGGCAGCATGATTGTGAAGTAAACACCGCGAAAGTACTTATAGGCTTTTATGAAcctctttcaaaaataaatctCTTAATCCGAAAGCACCACATACGAGACAATCTTTTGTCTTTCACGGTTAGCATTTTGGAAGTCTCATTAGATGCAAATCTGAAATTTGAATAATATGACTTATGCTGACATTTTCAAATTGTCGTTTGTGGCGTTTCTGTTAGCCTATTCAAATTTCACTAAGCTGATAAAATTTGCTGTTCAACTCCAGCAGTTGGTATTAAGGTTTTGTTCTTGGTGTACCTTAATGGTGCAAGTGCCTACCTCAACAGTTCTCAACCTAATTCTAGCAAAATCATAGATTTATTCAGAAGGTGAGAAACCTTCTGAATTTAATCGTGAACTTGTGTCAAATTTCCAATGGTTATTTAACACGAGATTATTCATGTATATGGTTAGTTTCCTGAAGTTGCCTAAAAATGTGTCATATGGATTGAAGGAAATCATTTCAGTCATATACTTTAATTTATATCACATCCAACTATCTAGAATTATGTGAAGGTGTATACTACACCTGATGATGCTTGTAAAAATTTAATACAAAGAAGTGAATGACTGCAGAATCTGGTGAATGGGTATGTCTTTAAAGGCAAACCTATCGTCATTCAGTTCGGTCGTGATCCTGCTAAAGCAAAAACAAGCTAGAGAGAATAGTTGCAACTAGGGTAATTTAAGCCCTCAGCTCAACATTCTAAGTCAGGTATATAAGCACACGGTGAATTGCTTAGTTtgctttaattattatttttttccgcGTATATCTTAAATAACCTCAATACTGTACCAAAGTAATTATTCCTTAATCCATGGTATCTATATGCGACTCATCTCTTGTTTGTAATGAATGCAGTACGATGAGATTATATTTTGGACAGCGACTTCGGCAAAGCTGTGCTGATAGAGTTTATTGTATCTTTTGCTTTTGGCTGTAATTGCCGCAAACATCATTTTGGTTACTAGATAGCTTGTGCCCTGGTAACATTAAAGGAGTCAGTCAAGCTAATGAAGATGCTGCTGAGGGAAGCAAGGAAAGTAGGGAGTCCTTACAGGACTGGAGAAGGTCAAAATATGGGTAAGCTGTCAGGTTTTACCTACACAACGGTTTCACAAGATTTGTATCTGGAGCCAAAAATACACAGAAGTTACTGCTGAGGGAAGCAAGGAAAGTAGGGAGTCCTTACAGGATTGGAGAAGGTCAAAATATGGGCAGGCTGTCAGGTTTTACCTACACAGCAGTTTCACAAGATTTGTGTCTGAAGCCAAAAACACACAGAAGTTATTGTGATCACTACATTGAAGCACAATTGATATGCTGGAGCACAATGTTTAGTTGTTAATTCTTTGTTGTTTATAGTTTATGAGAACAATGTTGTTTCAGTGGTGAGTCGATGAAATAGGTGCGAGTTCTCTCTACTTATTTCATTAGTGGCGGCTTTGGAGAGAATTCTTGTATTGATAACAGTAGGTATTTGATGCAAATGATATTGATTGCAAATTTCGACTATCAGAATCTGCAGTAGCTTGTTAACTACGAGCTCTCATTTCACTTTGCAGAATCATTTATGCAATGTAAAATAGCTGGAGCTTCAGTTTCTACTAGTTTATGAGAACAGTGTGGTAAAATAATTGTCACGAATTATTTAATCCCAAACTCCTGCTTACACTAGAGTAAGTAACAAGAAAATATCCTAGTAAGTACTTGGTCGTTAAACACTTCAAAAAATTCGTGACGTTCTTTGAGATGTTGTCTATCTTTTTTCTTTTACACTTAGGAAAACAAAAAACAACTCTTTGTGGGAGATAAATCATGAGCGTTTACAGTATTCATTCTGTCAATGAGGTTAATATACATAGAGAAGACAACAAAAGAATTTTGAAAAATTCCATATATAGAAAGGTAAAGGCTCAACCGTCGATTAACGAATTCGTTTTTTGAGAATTAAGGTTAGTTTGCATTAATTATTGTTTTTTCCTGCGTGTATCTTAAATAACCTCAATACTATACCAAAATAGTTATTCCTTAATCCATGGTATCTATATGCGACTCATCTCTTGTTTGTAATGAATGCAGTACGGTGAGATAATATTTTGGACAGCGACTTCGGCAAAGCTGTGCTGATAGAGTTTCTTGTATCTTGTACTTTTGGCTGTAATTGCTGCAAACATCATTTTGGTTACTAGATAGCTTGTGCTCTGGTAACATTAAAGGAGTTAGTCAAGCTAATGAAGATACTGCTGAGGGAAGCAAGGAAAGTAGGGAGTCCTTACAGGACTGGAGAAGGTCGAAATATGGGTAAGCTGTCAGGTTTTACCTACACAACGGTTTCACAAGATTTGTATCTAGAGCCAAAAATACACAGAAGTTACTGCTGAGGGAAGCAAGAAAAGTAGGGAGTCCTTACAGGACTAGAGAAGGTCAAAATATGGGCAGGCTGTCAGGTTTTACCTACACAGCAATTTCACCCAATTAAGGAAAACTTAGATGTCTGGCTTCTACCAAGAACCCTGGGGTACTTTTTTCTTGGACAATAAGGTATAAACTCTCTCTTCACGTGGGTGGGACGGGTTGGCAGGGTAGGGGGTTGTGCCGGACGGGGTCGGGCCATTTTTGGCTATCGGTGTATCGGAACCCGGCTAGCCCGGTAACTCGTTCACGGATTTTTACCGGATTCCAGCCCGGTCCCGCCGGGTTACCGTTGGGTAATGTTTTTTTGTTTGACCGTTGTCAACAGTCAAATTCAAAAATGGCCGTTGGGCAACGACCATGTTTTGCAGTTTTAGCCATTTCGGCCTACCCCGTAATAAAATAGCCACACCcctaataattgataaattacatttttaaccttttaaaaactataaatagcctcCTATCAtctttatttttctcacaacttGCGCTCTTcttctactctaattctctctcaattcCCTTTTGATTATTGAATTGCTTATTTCTCTCAAGTTCGcaattaattattatttcaagTATCAATTATTTACGGTAGtcattaaaaaattataattatcaagtgaagtgtggtttcagtatcatttatatcaattgaagtgtgatatcaaatttagtgcggcatccggaCTCCTGGTACACTCGTTCcgtctctttctcttctttggtgtttatttttattttattatttagaattattaatttaattttttaaatttaatttacataatgaaTATATTTAGAGTAGCCAAAAAAACGTGTACTAGTAGGGGTGGTACTAGTAAGAGTAAAAATACTAAAAAATCAAGAGGTGATACtggttcttctagtagctttacacatatttctgcTCACCtaaaaatttaaatgtagattatgagaACCTTCAAGAAGATTATAGtatagatgataatttagatgatatttAGTCACCTCataatcttgaaacaccaccaCCTACATCTGGTACTACTAGTCAAAATACTAGGGCTGGCGGTCGTGGTAATACAGGTAGGCCTCCCCTCCCTATTAAAAAGAATCAAAGATTAAAAAAGTAAGTGTTGACAATTTTTTGaaagactagaagaagataaaaattatgtaagatgtacTATTTGTAAGGAAgtttataaacatgagaccggAGGTAAGCAAGGGGGAACGGGTCAACTTCGTAGGCACATGGTAGATAACCACCCTATTGCTTGAGGTGTTGATGAAGAATCTTGCCAACAAAAACTTAACCCGGGTACTGGCGGTTTAATGAGTAAATACGATATATTGAAAGATCGagaagaattagctaaaatgattgttttaggttgtttaccttttagctttgctgcttcaccataattgttacttatattcaaagaatttataaccctttgtttaaaggtattcctaaAAGTACTTGTAGAGCCGATATCTTTAggctttttggacaatatcagacatatatCCGTTATTTGTTCGCTAGTCttccttgtagagtttctcttacttctgatattggtcgtGCTGTTAATGAGaatgattatttgactgttacatgccattggatagatgataatttttgtatgcaaaaacgtattattgctttaaaatatgatgaagatcaaagtcatactggtgcatttataagtaatattatccatgaagttgctatattttacaATCTTGAAGAAAAAGTTTTGTGTATatcatttgataatgcttctaacaataaTGCTGCTATTTCACTATTAAAATTACATTAACACCCaccacttcctgaaatatttcaAGTGAAGAGTGCATGCCATAttataatttaattgttaagagtgaccttgaattatttagaaatgagatcactttagttagaagagctgttggtgtaattcaaggaaataatagaagtgctagattaaatgcatttaaggATAAATGTGTACATtatggactaaaaccaagactcatgcTTGAAGAAATAGTTATTAGGTGGAActatacttatttattcttaagatGCTGTTATAAATATAGAACgcctataactgaagttgctaattctcattgtaccgatcctagCCGTTTGTTAACAGCTAGTAATTGAGATGTCATTGAAGATATTGtaaaaattttacaaaattttTATGTAGGTTTTCTTGAgtttattatcctactattgcaaatggtttagtacATATAGctaaaatttctcttttactccataatttcaagaagaaagaaagatatagtttgttgttgaatctatgctagataaatttaagaaatatttctatcctatcccccctatttacctaattggtgctattttaaacccttctatcaaaatgactacttgtcgccaattaatcactgctttatatgCTTATATAGATATCGAACCAAATAAAACCCCTGATATTGAAACTTgcatttctgatctacacaaacatttacaagctttatataattattatattaacattgttgatgcttcttctgctgtagatgcaaatattccttcaagttcagtttctaCATCTGCATCTGGTGCTATGGAGGATAATGACAgtgttgaagattatttaatttggtctacactaggaaagca containing:
- the LOC104088542 gene encoding U11/U12 small nuclear ribonucleoprotein 65 kDa protein-like, whose product is ELLRREEEAILGPAVDKDVVHEAVGLRAAALVPKEMPVVKKTNPIIQIKVAPKQVQNEEKGDTREISLPVEDKENDNKPFATLEELKSGRFPPEEILSLPMFKNYCAGNPSPILYLKNLAKEVVVDDFYFIFGSLFGNIDEAKSRLAVKLMQEGRMRGQAFVTFPSVELAQDALNLVNGYVFKGKPIVIQFGRDPAKAKTS